The following is a genomic window from Vicinamibacteria bacterium.
GCCATTCCACCGAGCCATTCCTTGGCGTATCGATCGTTGGTAGCCGTCCGCTTCGCCAGCTCGGCCGCTGTCGAAGAACCATTCTTGGTTAAGTCGCTAAAGTAGCCGAGCCGATCCCCAAG
Proteins encoded in this region:
- a CDS encoding SAM-dependent methyltransferase produces the protein MSEELNQERMEAFVGKVMGDASATMTTILAILGDRLGYFSDLTKNGSSTAAELAKRTATNDRYAKEWLGGMA